In the Lascolabacillus massiliensis genome, one interval contains:
- a CDS encoding lysophospholipid acyltransferase family protein: MDDGERNKKSIGYSLLYAVAYLHALLPFSVLYLLSDILYFFIYYIIRYRRKLVRRNIKNSFSFETEKRIISIEKEFYHHLCDYFVETIKTLHISDEEIRKRMKFENPDMINRLTASGNSCILSLGHYCNWEWVTSIVNYLTPGIKQGLVYKELHSKAFDHLFVRLRSSFKAIPIEMRSVYRKLIESKNKGETVVVGFLSDQRPPKSTGHYWTRFMNQDTVVQTGMEKIAKLLGFSIVYLDITKVKRGHYIGKFYVITPDASNEPEYEIMERYMNKLEETIKKDPAYYLWSHNRWKFKKEPEEKLLSEVYEFES, from the coding sequence ATGGACGACGGTGAGCGAAATAAAAAAAGTATAGGTTATTCACTGCTGTATGCAGTGGCATATCTACATGCCCTTCTGCCATTTTCTGTTCTTTATTTGTTATCAGATATTTTATACTTTTTTATCTATTACATTATAAGATATCGTAGAAAGTTGGTGAGAAGGAATATTAAAAATTCTTTTTCCTTTGAAACTGAGAAGAGAATCATTAGTATTGAAAAAGAATTTTACCATCATCTATGTGACTATTTTGTAGAGACCATTAAAACACTTCATATCTCGGATGAAGAGATACGGAAAAGGATGAAGTTTGAAAATCCTGATATGATTAACCGTCTTACTGCAAGCGGTAACTCATGTATTCTTAGTCTGGGACATTACTGCAACTGGGAATGGGTTACATCAATTGTAAATTATCTAACACCTGGAATAAAACAGGGATTGGTTTATAAAGAACTTCACTCTAAAGCATTTGACCACTTGTTTGTAAGGCTAAGAAGCAGCTTTAAGGCTATTCCGATTGAGATGCGTAGTGTATACAGAAAGCTTATTGAATCAAAGAATAAGGGGGAAACAGTGGTAGTAGGTTTTCTTTCAGATCAGCGCCCTCCAAAAAGCACTGGTCATTACTGGACTAGGTTTATGAATCAGGATACAGTTGTACAAACTGGTATGGAAAAAATTGCTAAACTACTTGGCTTTTCGATTGTTTATCTTGATATTACCAAAGTTAAAAGAGGTCACTATATTGGTAAGTTTTATGTTATTACTCCAGATGCTTCAAATGAGCCTGAATATGAGATAATGGAGCGATATATGAACAAACTGGAGGAAACAATAAAAAAAGATCCGGCATATTATCTTTGGTCACATAATAGGTGGAAATTTAAAAAAGAACCAGAGGAAAAACTATTGTCAGAAGTATATGAATTTGAATCATAA
- the mtaB gene encoding tRNA (N(6)-L-threonylcarbamoyladenosine(37)-C(2))-methylthiotransferase MtaB, producing MIDHSIFQNKTAAYYTLGCKLNFAETSAIGRQLYNAGITRVRKGQKADICVINTCSVTELADKKGRQAIRKAIHENPNAFVVVTGCYAQLKPDDIAEIEGVDLVLGAEQKLDVVKYLDDLRKKDKGEVVTSKTHRIRSFVHSVSADDRTRYFLKVQDGCDYFCSFCTIPFARGRSRNGSIADLVKQAEQVVQEGGKEIVLTGVNIGDFGHTTKESFIDLLKELDNVEGIERYRISSIEPNLLTDEIIDFVAESKRFAPHFHMPLQAGSDAVLSLMKRKYDTALFRHKIEKIKTILPDAFIGVDVIVGVRGETDNCFDESKNFIKSLDISKLHVFTYSERPGTQALNIDFAVDPKTKHARSKALLDISDEKHRCFMESMKGTRKKVLFEHTKYGKSMHGFTENYIKLYSNYDPANINRVIEVEVGEYDEDEMAMKAIF from the coding sequence ATGATCGATCATTCTATATTTCAAAATAAAACCGCTGCCTACTATACACTTGGATGTAAGTTGAATTTTGCCGAAACCTCGGCAATTGGCAGGCAATTGTACAATGCAGGAATTACTCGTGTACGAAAAGGCCAAAAGGCTGATATTTGTGTAATTAATACTTGTTCTGTAACTGAACTGGCAGATAAAAAAGGACGTCAGGCAATCAGAAAAGCAATTCATGAGAATCCAAATGCTTTTGTTGTGGTTACAGGATGCTATGCTCAGTTGAAACCAGATGATATTGCTGAGATAGAAGGAGTAGATTTAGTATTAGGGGCTGAACAAAAGCTCGACGTGGTTAAGTATCTCGATGACCTGAGAAAGAAGGATAAGGGAGAGGTTGTAACTTCTAAAACTCACAGAATAAGATCTTTTGTGCATTCTGTTTCGGCTGACGACCGAACACGATATTTCTTAAAGGTCCAGGATGGGTGTGATTATTTTTGTTCATTTTGTACTATACCTTTTGCCAGGGGCAGGAGCAGAAACGGATCAATTGCTGATTTGGTTAAGCAGGCTGAACAGGTAGTTCAGGAGGGTGGTAAAGAGATCGTATTAACAGGAGTAAATATTGGTGATTTTGGTCACACTACAAAAGAGAGTTTTATTGATCTTTTAAAGGAACTTGATAATGTTGAAGGTATTGAACGCTATAGAATATCTTCTATTGAACCTAATTTGCTGACAGATGAGATTATAGATTTTGTTGCAGAATCAAAAAGATTTGCACCTCATTTTCATATGCCTTTGCAGGCGGGTAGTGATGCTGTTTTATCGCTAATGAAGAGAAAATACGATACTGCTTTATTTCGTCATAAAATTGAGAAAATTAAAACTATTCTGCCTGATGCATTTATTGGGGTAGATGTAATTGTAGGTGTTAGAGGAGAAACTGATAACTGCTTCGATGAGAGTAAGAACTTTATAAAATCACTTGATATATCTAAACTTCATGTCTTTACTTACTCTGAGCGCCCAGGTACTCAGGCTCTTAATATAGATTTTGCAGTGGATCCGAAAACAAAACATGCTCGTAGTAAAGCATTACTGGATATTTCAGATGAAAAACATAGGTGTTTTATGGAGTCGATGAAAGGTACCAGAAAGAAAGTTCTTTTCGAACATACAAAATATGGAAAAAGTATGCACGGATTTACAGAAAACTATATTAAACTTTACTCTAATTACGATCCAGCTAATATAAACAGGGTTATTGAAGTTGAAGTGGGAGAGTATGATGAGGACGAAATGGCAATGAAAGCAATTTTTTAA
- a CDS encoding AMP-binding protein, with translation MIEQNLIKTYENSFKKNWELPALTDYKGDASYTYGELAHEIAKFHLLFSELGIEKGDKISLVGKNHSSWSIIFMATITYGAVIVPILHEFNPESIESIIDHSNSKLVFINKTLWDNLNSDNIKVTSIVSPSFKLLKSEEDKTKNIVNSIDTLFQQTYPGSFTKEDIKYPNVDNSEVVCINYTSGTTGFSKGVMLTANNFAGNIAYAGKLNLLFPGERILAFLPMAHVYGCAFDFLYSLATGVHITLLGVSPTPQNLISALDEVKPNIIITVPLIFEKIYKKKILPIISQPTIKFLLKIKGVDSLILNKIKKSLTKSLGGNFREVIIGGAALSAEVESFFYRMGFPFTVGYGMTECAPLISYDNNKDFIPTSCGSVLKDIMEARIDSEDPENIPGEIQVRGENVMIGYYRNEEATKAAFTDDGWLKTGDLGVMRGNRLFIKGRLKTMILTANGQNIYPEEIESRLNNLPYISDSVVILRENKLVALVYPDKEAVKSDNISAEKLIELMETNKGLLNKVVAKYERLSSIEIMENEFEKTPKKSIKRYLYQ, from the coding sequence ATGATTGAGCAGAATTTAATTAAAACATACGAGAACAGTTTTAAAAAAAATTGGGAACTACCCGCATTAACTGATTACAAAGGTGATGCATCTTATACATATGGCGAATTAGCCCATGAAATTGCAAAATTTCATCTTCTTTTTTCAGAACTTGGTATTGAAAAAGGTGATAAAATATCACTGGTCGGTAAAAACCACTCCTCCTGGTCGATAATTTTTATGGCAACCATAACATATGGAGCTGTCATTGTACCAATACTTCACGAGTTTAATCCAGAAAGTATAGAATCAATTATAGATCATTCCAATTCAAAACTGGTTTTTATAAACAAAACCCTATGGGACAATCTCAATTCTGATAATATAAAAGTCACCTCAATTGTATCACCATCATTCAAATTGCTCAAAAGTGAAGAAGACAAGACTAAGAACATAGTCAACTCAATAGACACATTATTTCAGCAAACCTATCCCGGTAGCTTCACAAAAGAGGATATAAAATATCCAAATGTAGACAACAGCGAAGTTGTTTGCATCAACTACACATCAGGAACTACAGGATTCAGTAAAGGAGTAATGCTTACTGCAAATAATTTCGCAGGAAATATAGCCTATGCTGGAAAGTTGAATCTTCTATTTCCAGGCGAACGAATTCTGGCTTTCTTACCAATGGCACATGTTTATGGATGTGCATTTGATTTCCTATACTCACTTGCAACAGGCGTTCATATTACACTACTTGGTGTATCACCAACACCTCAAAATCTGATAAGTGCATTAGACGAAGTCAAACCTAATATTATTATTACCGTACCTCTTATTTTTGAGAAAATATATAAGAAAAAGATATTGCCAATCATTAGTCAGCCAACCATCAAATTCCTCTTAAAGATAAAAGGTGTGGACAGTCTTATATTGAATAAAATCAAAAAATCGCTAACAAAATCACTTGGAGGAAACTTCAGAGAGGTAATTATTGGGGGAGCCGCCTTGAGTGCAGAGGTTGAATCATTTTTCTACAGAATGGGGTTTCCTTTCACAGTTGGATATGGAATGACAGAATGCGCTCCCTTGATTTCATACGATAATAATAAAGATTTTATCCCAACTTCATGCGGCTCAGTTCTAAAAGACATTATGGAAGCCCGTATTGATTCCGAAGACCCTGAAAACATACCTGGTGAAATACAGGTCAGAGGAGAAAATGTAATGATCGGTTACTATAGAAATGAAGAAGCTACAAAAGCAGCATTCACAGATGACGGCTGGCTTAAAACAGGAGATTTGGGAGTCATGAGAGGTAACAGGCTATTTATAAAAGGACGTTTAAAAACAATGATTCTAACTGCCAATGGTCAGAACATATACCCTGAAGAAATTGAATCCCGCTTAAATAACCTTCCCTATATTTCTGATAGTGTGGTAATTCTGCGTGAGAACAAATTAGTAGCACTTGTTTACCCCGACAAAGAAGCCGTAAAGTCAGACAATATTTCAGCTGAAAAACTGATAGAGTTAATGGAGACCAACAAAGGCTTACTGAATAAAGTTGTTGCAAAGTATGAAAGATTGAGCAGTATTGAGATAATGGAAAATGAATTCGAGAAAACTCCTAAGAAAAGCATAAAGAGGTATCTGTATCAATAA
- a CDS encoding 3-keto-disaccharide hydrolase — MKKEFFILCCALMVFISIPIKATSQDLVTSFGTVINLKDVLNGELHKAEPINWYQVNTNDETWKLEDDILKCTGIPIGVIRSEHQYENFIMHIEWSHQEAGGNSGTFVWSKAEPDENRLPDGVEVQMLDLEWVKLNTHDGVEPPIAYVHGELFGVGGVEIVPENPRGKRSMSVENRVLGKKEWNTYDVVCVDGNIKLSVNGKFVNGITNSSQSIGYICLEAEGSEIHFRNLQIIVLP, encoded by the coding sequence ATGAAAAAAGAATTTTTTATACTCTGCTGCGCTTTAATGGTATTTATATCCATACCCATAAAAGCAACATCCCAGGATTTGGTTACATCATTTGGGACAGTTATTAATTTAAAGGATGTACTTAATGGTGAACTACACAAAGCTGAACCCATAAATTGGTATCAGGTAAATACAAACGATGAGACCTGGAAACTCGAAGATGATATTTTAAAATGCACAGGAATTCCAATCGGCGTCATCAGAAGTGAACATCAATATGAAAATTTTATCATGCATATTGAATGGAGTCATCAGGAAGCAGGAGGTAACTCTGGGACCTTTGTATGGAGTAAAGCAGAGCCGGATGAAAACCGTCTACCCGATGGAGTAGAAGTACAGATGTTAGATTTAGAATGGGTAAAACTTAATACTCATGATGGTGTAGAACCTCCTATTGCCTACGTACATGGAGAACTGTTTGGTGTTGGAGGAGTTGAGATTGTACCAGAAAATCCGCGCGGAAAAAGAAGCATGTCAGTTGAAAACAGAGTTCTCGGTAAGAAAGAATGGAATACTTATGATGTAGTTTGTGTTGATGGAAATATAAAACTTTCTGTAAATGGGAAATTTGTAAACGGAATAACCAACTCATCACAAAGTATTGGATACATCTGTTTAGAAGCAGAAGGATCAGAAATCCATTTTCGTAATTTGCAGATAATTGTCTTACCATAA
- a CDS encoding cupin domain-containing protein, with amino-acid sequence MRKTLLILLIGTLLTLGSCTQQTADRNQVESTVHETYAEVEFRDFGPEPFVFNIEDYTVQNETFRTSIWTGSNMQMTVMSIPVGGDIGEEMHPEIDQFLRVEAGSGIMYMGDEEGVFNFEERVEHDFAIFIPAGKWHNLVNDSDEPLKVYSIYSPVEHPHSTVHHTQEEGIAAHNHEH; translated from the coding sequence ATGAGGAAAACATTATTGATTTTATTAATCGGAACATTATTAACTTTAGGTTCCTGTACTCAACAGACAGCTGATCGAAATCAGGTTGAATCTACTGTACATGAGACCTATGCAGAAGTGGAATTCAGAGATTTCGGACCAGAGCCATTTGTATTTAATATCGAGGACTACACTGTGCAAAATGAAACTTTCAGAACCTCTATATGGACAGGATCTAATATGCAGATGACTGTAATGAGTATTCCTGTTGGTGGTGATATAGGTGAGGAGATGCACCCTGAGATTGATCAGTTTCTTCGTGTAGAGGCAGGTAGCGGAATAATGTACATGGGTGACGAAGAAGGTGTTTTTAATTTTGAGGAGAGGGTTGAGCACGATTTCGCAATATTCATCCCAGCCGGAAAATGGCACAACCTTGTAAATGATTCGGATGAACCGTTGAAGGTGTATTCAATATACTCACCTGTTGAGCATCCTCACAGCACAGTACATCACACCCAGGAGGAGGGAATTGCTGCCCATAATCATGAGCATTGA
- a CDS encoding DUF3256 family protein: MLNKQGLMILACLLLTVSIQAQNLAEIFKSMPEELMPGISEGNKTMLLVDSTETTIPYMLGEIKKVEHGTDYIKIETSGIGNTQIKLLPVTNDSVIVCVIKTVCGGIEADVCDSNISFYTDKWEKLNSDSFISDITAEIFFDSFQKESENYKYALSLPDISPISAVLNKYNSDLLLIFNFKNHLPENHISEITPFLKSDTITLKWENSSFR; the protein is encoded by the coding sequence ATGCTTAACAAACAAGGATTAATGATACTCGCCTGTCTGTTATTAACAGTTTCAATTCAGGCACAAAACTTGGCTGAAATTTTCAAATCAATGCCGGAAGAGCTAATGCCAGGAATTTCAGAAGGCAACAAAACCATGTTACTGGTTGATTCAACTGAAACTACCATACCTTATATGCTTGGAGAGATAAAAAAGGTTGAACATGGCACTGATTACATCAAAATTGAGACTTCAGGAATTGGAAACACTCAAATAAAGTTACTCCCTGTGACTAACGACTCTGTAATTGTATGTGTCATTAAAACTGTTTGTGGTGGGATAGAAGCTGATGTTTGTGATAGTAACATATCATTCTATACTGATAAATGGGAAAAACTTAACAGCGATTCTTTCATTTCAGATATTACAGCAGAAATTTTCTTTGATTCTTTCCAAAAAGAATCGGAAAATTACAAATATGCTCTATCTTTGCCGGATATTTCGCCAATATCTGCTGTATTAAACAAGTATAACAGCGACTTATTGCTGATATTTAATTTCAAAAATCATCTTCCTGAAAATCATATATCAGAAATAACACCATTTCTGAAGAGCGACACCATCACTTTGAAATGGGAGAACTCCTCCTTCAGATGA
- a CDS encoding serine integrase family protein has translation MINQLRKLGVTPEAIEQPLDLTIPENKIMLAFYLAAPEVENDRRALNVIHGMRRARKEGRYMATAPLGYVNKMSEDKKKYIALHEIEAPILKWAFEECRWRNGR, from the coding sequence ATGATTAACCAACTGCGGAAATTAGGTGTTACCCCCGAAGCAATAGAACAACCTTTAGACCTGACTATTCCCGAAAACAAAATTATGCTTGCATTTTATCTTGCCGCACCGGAAGTTGAAAATGACAGACGAGCGTTGAATGTTATTCATGGAATGCGCAGGGCGAGAAAAGAGGGACGGTATATGGCTACTGCTCCGTTGGGATATGTAAACAAGATGTCAGAAGACAAAAAGAAATATATTGCACTGCATGAGATTGAAGCCCCTATATTGAAATGGGCTTTTGAAGAATGCCGATGGAGAAATGGCAGATGA
- a CDS encoding recombinase family protein → MRKADLYIRVSTDEQADKGYSQRDQEDRLRKYCELKSISIRNIYVEDHSAKSFNRPEWQKYLSNLRKLKNSKVGTLLLFTKWDRFSRNAGDAY, encoded by the coding sequence ATGAGAAAAGCTGATTTATATATACGTGTATCCACCGATGAACAAGCAGACAAAGGTTATTCGCAACGTGACCAAGAAGACCGTTTAAGAAAATATTGTGAACTCAAAAGCATTTCAATAAGGAATATCTATGTAGAAGACCATTCGGCTAAATCTTTCAATCGCCCTGAATGGCAAAAATATTTATCAAATCTACGTAAACTAAAAAATAGTAAGGTCGGGACTTTGTTGCTTTTTACAAAATGGGACAGGTTCAGTAGGAATGCAGGTGACGCTTATTAA
- a CDS encoding antirestriction protein ArdA, translating into MAHQINTSEASIYVGTYGKYNAGSIFGKWLNLSDYADKEEFYIACRELHNDEADPEFMFQDYENIPDGLIGESWISDKIFDDLSTIAYNHLLKHADKYKVKPRFYVINFDDPRRSHRCNPINPSFMTDISDAYEAAYTIMLNLNRTWISKQGDFFVESPIVLLTAIIWYLKIYENGKYCTFPHTIELLNKKYEDVFTILTSYPELENYLSAFMDAWQGGAAEQLQGQIASAKIPLSRVISPQLYWTMSGNDFSLDINNPEEPKILCVGNNPDRQNIYSAALGLYNSRIVKIINKKHQLKCSVIVDELSSIFWMGLSNLIATARSNFISVCLGFQDFSQLSRDYGDKEARVVQNIVGNIFSGQVVGETAKNLSKRFGKVLQKRQSISINRNDKSTSISTQMDSLIPASKISTLSQGQFVGAVTDNFDERIEQKIFHAEIVVDNDKVIAEMKAYKKIPEIRSFTNEHGNDNMKQVIEANYRQIKADVMQIVESELERIKNDPGLQHLIQQG; encoded by the coding sequence ATGGCACATCAAATCAACACATCAGAAGCGAGTATATATGTCGGCACATACGGAAAATATAATGCAGGTTCAATATTCGGAAAATGGTTAAACCTGTCCGACTATGCAGACAAGGAAGAATTTTACATCGCTTGCAGGGAACTGCACAATGACGAGGCAGACCCCGAATTTATGTTTCAGGACTATGAAAATATCCCTGACGGATTAATCGGCGAAAGTTGGATAAGCGATAAAATATTTGATGACCTTTCAACCATTGCCTACAATCACCTACTCAAACATGCCGATAAATATAAGGTAAAACCCCGATTTTACGTTATCAATTTCGATGACCCACGCCGAAGCCACCGGTGCAACCCAATCAATCCCTCCTTTATGACGGATATATCCGATGCTTATGAAGCAGCTTATACCATCATGCTGAACTTGAACAGGACGTGGATAAGCAAGCAAGGGGATTTTTTTGTGGAAAGCCCAATCGTGCTGCTCACTGCAATCATTTGGTATTTGAAAATCTATGAAAACGGGAAGTATTGTACGTTTCCGCACACGATAGAACTACTGAATAAAAAGTATGAAGACGTATTTACCATCCTTACTTCATATCCTGAATTGGAAAACTACCTGTCAGCTTTTATGGATGCATGGCAAGGGGGAGCCGCAGAGCAGTTGCAGGGGCAGATCGCATCGGCAAAAATTCCTTTGTCAAGGGTAATTTCGCCGCAACTTTACTGGACAATGTCGGGTAATGATTTTTCGTTAGATATCAACAACCCTGAAGAACCCAAAATTTTGTGTGTAGGCAACAACCCCGACAGACAAAATATTTATTCCGCCGCTCTGGGTTTGTACAACTCCCGAATTGTAAAAATTATCAATAAAAAGCATCAGTTAAAGTGCTCTGTTATAGTCGATGAGCTTTCATCCATATTCTGGATGGGACTTTCCAATCTGATCGCAACTGCGAGATCCAATTTTATTTCCGTATGCCTTGGTTTCCAAGATTTTAGTCAATTGAGTAGAGACTATGGGGATAAAGAAGCACGAGTTGTACAGAACATAGTTGGAAATATTTTCAGCGGGCAGGTAGTGGGTGAAACGGCGAAAAATTTAAGTAAACGTTTTGGTAAGGTATTGCAAAAACGTCAAAGTATAAGTATTAATCGCAATGATAAATCCACATCCATATCCACCCAAATGGATAGCCTGATACCTGCATCCAAAATATCCACACTCTCACAGGGGCAGTTCGTCGGAGCTGTAACGGATAACTTTGACGAGCGTATCGAACAGAAAATATTTCATGCTGAAATCGTGGTGGACAATGATAAGGTAATTGCCGAAATGAAAGCCTACAAAAAAATACCGGAGATACGATCTTTTACCAATGAACACGGTAACGACAATATGAAACAGGTAATTGAAGCCAATTACAGGCAGATTAAAGCGGACGTTATGCAGATTGTAGAAAGTGAACTGGAGCGTATCAAGAATGACCCCGGCTTACAGCATTTGATACAGCAGGGATAA
- a CDS encoding helix-turn-helix domain-containing protein, with protein MKKVLNFDTISKYNDFNNHETLHPLVSVIDFSKAKERTGNKMNFGIYCIFLKEVVCGDLKYGRHYYDYQEGTLVFISPGQFIDVENKTDLYQPMGNALVFHPDLIRGTPLAGRMNDYTFFNYNTNEALHLSAKEQHLVLDLFSKINDELQHSVDKHSKTLIASSIELFLNYCKRFYDRQFITREDVNKGILERFENLLNGYFSSDNPTEIGLPSVAYCADELNLSANYFGDLIRKETGKSAQEYIQAKIIDVAKDKLFNSDKTINEIAYELGFKYPQHFSRMFKKAAGTSPSEYRTKN; from the coding sequence ATGAAAAAGGTTCTCAATTTTGATACAATTAGCAAGTATAATGATTTTAACAATCACGAAACGCTACATCCGTTAGTGAGTGTGATTGATTTCTCGAAAGCAAAGGAACGGACAGGAAATAAAATGAATTTCGGTATTTACTGTATTTTTCTGAAAGAGGTTGTTTGTGGTGATTTGAAATACGGACGTCATTATTACGACTATCAGGAAGGGACATTAGTCTTTATTTCCCCCGGACAGTTTATAGACGTTGAAAATAAAACGGACTTATACCAACCGATGGGGAATGCACTTGTTTTCCATCCCGACCTGATACGTGGCACTCCCCTTGCCGGACGTATGAACGATTATACTTTTTTCAACTACAACACCAACGAAGCGTTACACTTGTCGGCAAAGGAACAGCATCTGGTGTTGGATTTGTTTTCTAAAATAAATGACGAACTGCAACATTCGGTTGACAAGCATAGCAAAACGTTGATTGCCTCCAGCATAGAACTTTTCCTGAATTACTGCAAACGTTTTTATGACCGTCAATTCATAACCCGTGAGGATGTCAATAAAGGTATTCTGGAGAGATTTGAAAATTTATTGAACGGTTACTTTTCATCGGATAATCCTACGGAAATAGGGTTGCCTTCTGTGGCTTACTGCGCTGACGAACTTAACCTCTCTGCCAATTATTTTGGAGATTTGATCAGGAAAGAAACGGGAAAATCTGCGCAGGAATACATCCAAGCCAAAATCATTGACGTTGCCAAAGACAAACTTTTCAATAGTGATAAGACTATCAACGAGATTGCTTATGAATTGGGGTTTAAATACCCGCAGCATTTCAGCCGGATGTTTAAAAAAGCGGCCGGCACTTCTCCAAGTGAGTATAGGACAAAGAATTGA